Proteins co-encoded in one Symmachiella macrocystis genomic window:
- a CDS encoding RNA polymerase sigma factor, whose translation MDAIARGDRATFECVYRAHKDDLLTVSAMILRERSLAEDVLHDVFVNLSRIAGEIRLTGTLRNYLITSCLNRARDVIVKRNRELPVTPCIDDVAQHASDPGQSLANDEELVQLNAAIQLLPTAQREVVTLHIHGRLKFREIAEFLEISTNTAQSRYRYALNKLRHILTESHSQNEG comes from the coding sequence ATGGACGCAATCGCCCGGGGAGACCGGGCCACGTTTGAGTGTGTTTACCGCGCGCACAAAGACGATCTACTGACGGTGTCCGCCATGATATTGAGGGAGCGGTCGCTGGCGGAGGACGTGCTCCATGACGTGTTCGTCAATCTCTCACGGATTGCCGGTGAAATTCGACTCACCGGTACGCTGCGAAATTATTTAATCACCAGTTGCCTCAACCGGGCGCGCGATGTCATCGTCAAGCGGAATCGGGAATTGCCCGTGACGCCGTGTATTGACGACGTTGCACAGCACGCATCGGATCCCGGACAAAGTCTGGCTAACGACGAGGAACTCGTACAACTAAACGCGGCAATACAATTGCTGCCGACTGCACAACGTGAGGTCGTGACGCTACACATCCACGGCCGTTTGAAATTTCGTGAAATCGCGGAATTTTTGGAAATCTCAACGAACACGGCGCAGTCTCGCTACCGGTATGCGTTGAATAAGCTACGACATATTCTGACCGAATCTCATTCACAAAATGAGGGATGA
- a CDS encoding M48 family metallopeptidase, translated as MKQHFSKPIYRESSLWGLVLMLTCVGIWSGCQTVPVTGRKQFLILPEQMEITMGATAYDGLMAEEQLSRNQAAQAMVNRVGERIAAVSGRPDFEWEFRLIESEQMNAFALPGGKTAVYEGILPVCQNEAGLAVVMSHEIAHALARHGGERMRDSTSIEAAQKALDYLTKDSDEFQHKLLLGVYGAGTKYGIALPNSRAQEAEADEIGLVLLAKAGYDPREAPGFWDRFAAMKSGDQPLEFLSTHPSDANRAAALRELLPNALEYYEAAPVKYASGEMIDITRSSGLIEQAGGIDPAVGGE; from the coding sequence GTGAAACAGCATTTTTCCAAACCAATCTATCGTGAAAGCAGCCTGTGGGGGCTGGTGTTGATGCTAACTTGTGTCGGGATTTGGTCCGGTTGCCAAACCGTGCCGGTCACCGGCCGCAAGCAGTTTCTTATCCTGCCTGAACAAATGGAAATCACCATGGGGGCGACTGCCTACGATGGTCTGATGGCCGAAGAACAACTATCACGCAACCAAGCTGCTCAGGCCATGGTCAATCGCGTGGGAGAACGCATCGCCGCGGTCTCGGGACGTCCGGATTTTGAGTGGGAATTCCGGTTGATCGAATCGGAGCAAATGAACGCCTTTGCCCTGCCCGGTGGAAAGACCGCCGTTTATGAAGGGATTCTCCCCGTCTGTCAAAACGAAGCGGGGCTGGCGGTTGTGATGTCGCACGAAATCGCCCACGCCTTAGCGCGGCACGGCGGCGAGCGGATGCGTGATTCGACGAGCATCGAAGCTGCCCAGAAGGCGTTGGACTACCTCACCAAGGACTCGGACGAATTCCAACACAAATTGCTGTTGGGTGTTTATGGCGCCGGCACAAAGTATGGAATTGCACTGCCCAATAGCCGCGCCCAGGAAGCCGAAGCGGATGAAATCGGCTTGGTTCTGCTAGCCAAAGCAGGTTATGACCCGCGGGAAGCACCGGGTTTTTGGGATCGTTTTGCCGCGATGAAGTCGGGAGATCAGCCGTTGGAATTTCTGTCCACGCACCCTTCGGACGCGAATCGAGCAGCGGCGTTACGCGAGTTGTTGCCCAATGCCTTGGAATATTATGAAGCCGCCCCTGTGAAATATGCGTCCGGCGAGATGATCGACATTACCCGTAGTTCGGGTCTCATTGAACAAGCCGGGGGAATTGATCCCGCTGTTGGAGGCGAATAG
- a CDS encoding CvpA family protein has translation MEIFDGIVLVVLIAAIVQGRFKGMAWQLAPIGALVLGYLVAFPMAGSLAPWFGDSAPMNHLLALLVLYLAVALGVYLLARSLKEYIVKFKLEEYDKHLGAIFGGVKGVMFCLAIIFFSVAISAQAREYIAKTHSGYAAAYIMDALHPAMPDELHEVLEEHIHALDMDDMDLKHRHEDDPTSTHEQHEQHEQIATKPDDELLLPPLPAELPPLPSQEDRYNNHQTGDNGEPPQRHSETGDEVSRTSPSRQERVVDGVLKVLDLFTDN, from the coding sequence GTGGAAATTTTTGACGGAATCGTTTTGGTCGTGTTGATCGCGGCCATCGTACAGGGACGTTTCAAAGGCATGGCCTGGCAACTCGCGCCGATCGGCGCGTTGGTCTTGGGCTATTTGGTGGCATTCCCGATGGCCGGATCGCTGGCGCCTTGGTTTGGCGACAGTGCCCCCATGAATCATTTGTTGGCGCTGCTGGTCTTGTACTTGGCGGTCGCTTTGGGGGTCTATCTGCTGGCCCGTTCATTGAAGGAATATATCGTCAAATTCAAACTTGAAGAATATGACAAACACCTCGGTGCCATTTTTGGCGGGGTGAAGGGAGTGATGTTTTGCTTGGCGATCATCTTCTTCTCAGTCGCCATATCCGCTCAGGCGCGCGAATATATTGCGAAAACCCACTCCGGGTATGCGGCGGCCTACATCATGGACGCACTGCATCCAGCCATGCCCGATGAGCTTCACGAAGTCCTCGAAGAGCATATCCATGCACTCGATATGGACGATATGGACCTGAAACATCGACACGAAGACGATCCCACATCCACGCACGAACAGCACGAACAACACGAACAGATCGCCACCAAGCCGGACGACGAATTATTGTTGCCCCCGTTGCCGGCCGAACTGCCGCCGTTGCCATCGCAAGAGGATCGCTACAACAACCATCAAACCGGTGACAATGGAGAGCCTCCACAACGTCATTCGGAAACAGGTGATGAAGTCTCCAGAACGTCTCCCTCGCGACAGGAAAGAGTCGTCGACGGCGTTTTGAAAGTCTTGGACCTGTTTACGGACAACTAA
- a CDS encoding metal-dependent hydrolase, giving the protein MANFRTHVTVSSLCGVGFAALGAVTLDLPLESCILAGGLCGLAGMLPDLDSNNSVPLREILAFLAAITPLLMAERFEALGLSHTGITLAGACVYLLVRFGGGSLLKQCTVHRGMFHSLPAALIAGLAAFLICDGIDPHLRVFKAGAVFVGFVSHLILDEFYSLERGEGKLRLKKSFGTALKLTAGNHGGTSAAYGMLLLLIVLAVGDTLVFHSEMISELPPMPVVIDDGATIRR; this is encoded by the coding sequence ATGGCCAATTTCCGTACACATGTCACCGTCAGCAGCCTGTGTGGCGTCGGTTTTGCTGCCCTGGGCGCAGTCACTCTCGACTTGCCGTTGGAAAGTTGCATTCTGGCCGGAGGACTGTGCGGGTTGGCAGGTATGTTGCCCGATCTCGACAGCAACAATAGCGTTCCACTGCGTGAAATCCTGGCCTTTTTAGCGGCCATCACGCCCCTGTTGATGGCGGAGCGTTTTGAGGCGCTGGGATTGTCGCACACAGGGATCACGTTGGCGGGGGCGTGCGTTTATTTACTGGTTCGATTTGGTGGCGGCAGCCTGCTGAAACAATGCACCGTTCATCGCGGGATGTTTCATAGTCTGCCAGCAGCACTGATCGCCGGGTTGGCGGCATTTTTGATTTGCGACGGTATCGATCCGCATCTCCGCGTGTTTAAAGCGGGAGCGGTCTTTGTCGGTTTTGTTTCTCATCTGATTCTCGATGAGTTTTACAGCTTGGAACGCGGCGAAGGGAAGTTGAGACTCAAAAAGTCATTTGGAACCGCATTGAAGCTGACGGCGGGGAATCACGGAGGAACATCGGCGGCGTACGGCATGTTGTTGTTGCTGATCGTGTTGGCGGTCGGCGACACATTGGTATTTCACTCAGAGATGATCAGCGAACTGCCTCCGATGCCCGTGGTGATTGACGACGGGGCGACCATCAGACGCTAG
- a CDS encoding c-type cytochrome → MRLIKSGRVPQERLGNLIELVCQRGNAADLSYLFQQAVLSDKYPRDLRIKTLNLLTTTAHNRKILPAGNLTGLANLIVPETPKTTDAGLQLAAIHLAGACRAKSLAKPLENIVLDSKSPLKTREAAINALVAVDPDSAKHAIDPLIAPGQSLPIRSMGVAALVGLDAEAAASAAADVLASADETQVPATLLDAFLSHKGGPDQLAAAIAGKTLAADVAKVALRHMYSVGRTDAALVSALSSSAGLSANPETLSPEQVKRLAAEVLAEGDTQRGEAVFRRADVSCMKCHSVSKAGGQVGPDLSAVGSSSPVEYLINSIMQPNQAIKEAYLTRVVVTDAGKVHQGIVVDRNDQRLILKDATSRQIEIPITDIDEEFEGESLMPQGLTKFLTHAEIVDLVRFLAELGKAGPLAVRKTPTIQRWRVLRQLPESITAETSDADLLREETLALGKDAWVSVYAKVAGGLPIADASKAAPAPLVYLRAEVDVTIGGEVGFEINSPLPIQAAVDDQPLKADGRFIIELAPGRHVLDLFIDTSTSSEGDVQAELFRVKGSPAEFEVVGGQ, encoded by the coding sequence ATGCGATTGATCAAAAGCGGGCGGGTTCCGCAAGAACGGTTGGGGAACCTCATCGAGCTGGTCTGCCAACGGGGTAACGCCGCCGACTTGTCCTACTTGTTTCAGCAAGCCGTTCTCTCGGACAAATATCCCCGCGACCTACGGATCAAAACGCTGAATTTGCTGACCACCACCGCACACAACCGCAAAATCCTGCCTGCAGGAAATTTGACCGGCCTGGCGAATCTGATCGTGCCTGAAACTCCCAAGACCACGGATGCCGGACTGCAACTGGCTGCAATTCATCTGGCCGGTGCCTGCCGAGCAAAATCTCTCGCGAAACCGCTTGAGAATATCGTGCTCGACAGCAAAAGCCCTCTCAAAACTCGCGAAGCGGCCATCAATGCGCTGGTCGCTGTCGATCCCGATTCCGCGAAACACGCGATTGATCCGTTGATTGCCCCCGGGCAGTCATTGCCGATTCGTTCCATGGGAGTCGCAGCACTGGTGGGATTGGACGCTGAAGCAGCCGCCAGCGCCGCTGCCGATGTGCTCGCCTCGGCCGATGAAACCCAAGTTCCCGCCACGCTACTCGACGCGTTTTTAAGCCACAAAGGGGGACCGGATCAATTAGCCGCCGCTATCGCCGGGAAAACTCTCGCCGCCGATGTCGCTAAAGTCGCGTTGCGGCACATGTATTCCGTCGGCCGGACCGATGCTGCTTTGGTTTCGGCACTCAGCAGTTCGGCCGGTTTGAGCGCCAACCCCGAAACGTTATCGCCTGAACAAGTCAAAAGGCTAGCAGCTGAGGTGTTGGCGGAAGGCGACACCCAGCGTGGCGAAGCGGTCTTTCGCCGAGCGGATGTGAGTTGCATGAAGTGCCATTCGGTCAGCAAAGCCGGCGGGCAAGTCGGCCCCGACCTGAGCGCCGTGGGGAGCAGTTCACCGGTCGAATACCTGATCAATTCAATCATGCAGCCGAATCAGGCGATCAAAGAGGCCTATCTGACCCGCGTGGTCGTCACCGATGCGGGCAAAGTGCATCAAGGAATCGTCGTCGACCGCAACGATCAACGGCTGATTCTCAAAGACGCAACCAGCCGCCAGATCGAAATCCCTATCACCGACATCGACGAGGAGTTCGAAGGGGAGTCGCTGATGCCCCAAGGGCTGACTAAGTTCCTCACGCATGCGGAAATCGTCGATTTGGTGCGCTTCCTCGCCGAATTGGGCAAGGCCGGTCCGCTAGCTGTGCGGAAAACACCCACAATCCAACGGTGGCGCGTCTTGCGGCAATTGCCCGAAAGTATCACTGCGGAAACCTCTGACGCGGATCTATTGCGCGAGGAGACATTGGCGCTCGGCAAAGACGCCTGGGTTTCGGTCTATGCCAAAGTGGCCGGTGGATTGCCCATAGCCGACGCCAGCAAAGCAGCCCCCGCTCCCCTGGTGTACTTGCGAGCAGAGGTGGACGTGACGATTGGAGGCGAGGTCGGTTTTGAGATCAACTCTCCACTCCCCATTCAAGCAGCGGTCGACGACCAGCCATTAAAAGCCGACGGGCGATTCATTATCGAACTTGCGCCGGGACGACACGTCTTGGACCTCTTCATTGATACCTCAACAAGCAGTGAAGGCGACGTCCAGGCCGAATTGTTTCGCGTCAAAGGCTCCCCCGCGGAATTCGAAGTCGTCGGCGGCCAATAA
- a CDS encoding recombinase family protein translates to MVEPQKRFVGLARVSSREQEREGFSLDIQVDALRQYAERNNGVIIRLFRIAETASKHDERTTFKELMAFAKKNAQKLDGLLFYKVDRAARNLFDYVELERLESEFGVQFISVAQPTENTPAGRMQRRMLASMASFYTEQQSIDVREGIQRRVESGLFPSRPPYGYRNVRIEGRSIVKLHPDNAATIRRIFELYGYHNHTIDSLADVLIAEGIEYLPSTPRISCSKLYAILTDRSYIGEIKFRGQWVPGTHEPIVERRLWNRVQSLLGQKVYRQHQMTYASELIECGYCGCPITGERKTKRTKSGERHYVYYRCTQYHKGKHPRTRLTEKQLDAQMLAVFDTLRVENEEFRDPFREQLRQTTNWDQRSSARRAKEFQQELIEVREQQDRLLNLRMLEEISADTFASKSRDLRDREAELKLDIDVADRSRQETIDIAVKAFELSQSLREKWFTADYAAKRRILEIIGLNWTLDGASLVPTMRKPFDLLAKGLDLKDSRGDRI, encoded by the coding sequence ATGGTGGAACCGCAGAAGCGTTTTGTTGGCCTTGCTCGTGTAAGTAGCAGGGAACAAGAACGTGAGGGGTTCTCTCTCGACATTCAGGTCGATGCTCTTCGGCAGTACGCAGAACGCAACAATGGCGTCATCATCCGTTTGTTTCGAATTGCCGAAACCGCTTCAAAACATGACGAACGCACGACGTTCAAGGAGTTGATGGCATTTGCCAAGAAGAACGCTCAGAAACTCGATGGTTTGTTGTTCTACAAGGTTGATCGGGCGGCTCGAAATCTATTCGATTACGTTGAGTTGGAGCGGTTGGAATCGGAATTCGGAGTCCAGTTTATTTCGGTTGCCCAACCAACAGAAAATACACCCGCAGGGCGAATGCAGCGCAGAATGCTGGCGAGTATGGCATCCTTTTATACGGAGCAGCAGTCGATCGACGTGAGAGAAGGCATTCAACGACGAGTCGAGAGCGGTCTTTTTCCAAGCCGCCCTCCATACGGCTACAGGAACGTTCGTATCGAGGGACGGAGTATCGTCAAACTCCACCCGGACAACGCTGCAACGATTCGTCGGATCTTTGAGTTGTATGGATATCACAATCACACGATCGACAGCCTTGCCGATGTGCTGATTGCTGAGGGCATTGAATACCTTCCGTCAACGCCAAGGATTAGTTGCAGCAAGCTGTATGCGATCCTGACGGATCGCTCCTACATTGGAGAGATCAAGTTTAGAGGGCAATGGGTTCCCGGCACCCATGAACCAATCGTGGAACGACGGCTCTGGAACCGAGTTCAATCGTTGCTTGGCCAAAAAGTTTATCGACAGCACCAGATGACGTATGCGAGTGAATTAATTGAATGCGGATACTGCGGTTGTCCAATCACTGGCGAGCGCAAGACGAAGAGAACCAAGAGTGGGGAAAGGCACTACGTCTATTATCGTTGTACGCAGTACCACAAAGGGAAGCACCCACGGACTCGACTCACTGAGAAGCAACTTGATGCACAGATGCTTGCAGTATTTGACACGCTGCGGGTTGAGAACGAGGAGTTTCGAGACCCGTTCCGGGAGCAATTGCGGCAGACGACCAACTGGGATCAGCGATCATCTGCACGTCGAGCCAAGGAGTTTCAGCAGGAACTGATCGAAGTACGAGAGCAGCAGGATCGGTTGCTCAACCTGCGAATGCTTGAAGAGATCAGCGCTGATACCTTCGCTTCAAAGAGCCGTGATCTCCGAGATCGTGAAGCAGAGTTGAAGCTCGATATTGACGTTGCCGACCGCTCAAGACAGGAAACTATCGACATAGCAGTGAAAGCGTTTGAACTTTCGCAAAGCCTGCGTGAGAAATGGTTTACCGCTGACTACGCTGCGAAACGTCGAATCCTCGAAATCATCGGTTTGAACTGGACTCTCGACGGCGCAAGTCTTGTACCCACAATGAGAAAGCCCTTTGACCTGTTGGCCAAAGGGCTGGATCTGAAAGATAGTCGGGGTGACAGGATTTGA
- a CDS encoding recombinase family protein: MLAFHYHRSRLEVSLSDFPTCSILLGLIVWEKRVRTMKKENRYVGFVRVSSREQEREGFSLSVQEDGLRNHAERRGGVLVKLFRVAETASRHDERTTFRKFIKYVKQHAAGLDGVLFYKIDRAARNLFDYVELERLESEHGVPFESVTQPSDNSPSGRMFRRSLATMASFQTEQQSLDVRDGLAKRVEEGLFPSRAPYGYKNVRKNKRGLIETDESAAMNVQRIFELFTQHAVGVEKIVDQLFDEGHFYSPSHPRFSESKVYGILHDESYLGKIRFRDDWHPGTHGPLVTQAMFDTAQALLGNKTYRSHQMVYASELIRCGHCGRPITGEPKTKETSTGMKTYSYYRCSRYSRGQHPRIRLTEKILDTQILAFLERLDDRFSVMGDWMSSLLESKLGVSIQRNHVREKELKRQLANCEQRSESLCNKWIDGKIDDERYELKRTEIDQQIDILQSQLDEQRTQITAAKELSKDAGRVFRIIIDRWPTATYQFKRRVLESVFERFKLDSQTLALCDETPFELLLADR, from the coding sequence ATGCTGGCCTTTCACTATCACCGGAGCAGGCTCGAAGTCTCATTGTCAGACTTTCCAACCTGTTCAATACTGCTGGGCTTGATTGTTTGGGAGAAGAGAGTGCGGACGATGAAAAAGGAGAATAGATACGTCGGATTCGTTCGAGTCAGCAGCCGGGAGCAAGAGCGAGAAGGCTTTTCGTTGAGTGTTCAGGAAGATGGTTTGCGGAATCATGCGGAACGGAGAGGTGGTGTTCTTGTCAAATTGTTTCGAGTCGCTGAGACCGCTTCCCGACACGATGAACGAACGACATTTCGCAAATTCATCAAGTACGTCAAACAGCACGCCGCTGGTCTGGACGGAGTTCTGTTCTATAAGATCGATCGTGCTGCACGAAATCTGTTCGATTATGTCGAGTTAGAAAGACTGGAATCCGAACATGGGGTGCCGTTCGAATCAGTAACGCAGCCAAGTGACAATTCGCCGTCTGGCAGAATGTTTCGACGGTCACTTGCCACGATGGCAAGTTTTCAAACAGAGCAACAGTCGCTTGATGTTCGAGACGGACTTGCAAAACGAGTTGAGGAAGGACTGTTTCCGAGCCGAGCGCCTTATGGCTACAAGAATGTTCGGAAAAACAAGCGAGGACTGATCGAGACGGACGAGTCTGCTGCGATGAATGTGCAACGGATCTTCGAACTGTTCACGCAACACGCAGTGGGTGTTGAAAAAATTGTCGATCAATTGTTCGACGAGGGACATTTCTATTCACCGTCACACCCTCGATTCAGTGAGAGCAAGGTCTATGGCATCCTGCACGATGAATCATACCTCGGGAAGATTCGGTTCAGAGATGATTGGCATCCCGGTACACATGGTCCGTTGGTCACTCAGGCCATGTTTGACACCGCTCAGGCTTTGCTCGGTAACAAGACGTATCGCTCTCATCAGATGGTTTATGCCAGTGAACTGATCCGATGTGGTCACTGTGGTCGCCCCATCACAGGCGAGCCAAAGACCAAGGAGACGAGCACGGGAATGAAGACGTATTCTTATTATCGTTGTTCACGCTACAGTCGTGGCCAACATCCAAGAATACGACTCACGGAGAAGATACTTGATACGCAAATACTTGCGTTTTTGGAGCGACTCGACGATCGTTTTTCTGTCATGGGCGATTGGATGTCGAGTCTGCTGGAGTCAAAACTAGGAGTCAGCATTCAGCGAAACCATGTGCGAGAGAAAGAACTGAAAAGGCAACTCGCAAACTGCGAGCAGCGATCGGAGTCTCTCTGTAATAAGTGGATCGACGGTAAGATTGATGACGAAAGGTATGAGTTGAAACGAACTGAGATCGACCAACAAATTGATATCCTTCAATCGCAGTTGGACGAACAGAGAACACAGATCACAGCAGCAAAAGAACTCAGCAAAGATGCTGGTCGTGTATTCCGAATCATCATCGACCGTTGGCCGACTGCCACGTATCAGTTCAAACGTCGAGTCTTGGAGTCAGTATTTGAACGATTCAAATTAGACTCCCAGACTCTTGCCCTATGCGACGAGACACCGTTTGAACTCTTACTGGCCGATCGGTAG
- a CDS encoding recombinase family protein yields the protein MPQATAIYVRVSSKQQDHQSQLPDLERWVESHDDDVIWFKDKFTGKTMSRPGMDKMLDALRTGKLDRIVVWRLDRLGRTTKGLCNLFDELCERKADLVSIKDGFSLDSPAGRLHARILASVAEYENEVRADRIRCGQSVARNKGKTWGGSDKGWRWKVTDDQVSAIHDMKAAGKTVSHIARVTSLSRPTVYRVLRELVPISS from the coding sequence ATGCCGCAGGCCACTGCAATCTACGTCCGTGTATCCAGTAAACAGCAGGATCATCAATCGCAATTGCCCGACCTCGAACGATGGGTCGAATCCCATGATGATGATGTCATCTGGTTCAAGGACAAGTTTACCGGCAAGACGATGAGCCGTCCGGGAATGGACAAGATGCTTGATGCTCTCCGAACTGGCAAGCTGGATCGCATCGTCGTCTGGCGTCTCGATCGACTTGGAAGAACCACGAAGGGGCTTTGTAATCTCTTCGATGAACTCTGCGAACGAAAGGCGGATCTCGTCAGTATCAAAGACGGCTTCAGCTTGGATTCACCTGCTGGAAGATTGCACGCACGGATCTTGGCATCGGTTGCTGAGTACGAGAACGAAGTCAGGGCCGATCGCATACGTTGTGGCCAGTCTGTCGCTCGCAACAAGGGCAAGACTTGGGGCGGAAGTGACAAAGGGTGGCGGTGGAAAGTCACTGATGATCAGGTCAGCGCCATTCATGATATGAAGGCCGCTGGCAAGACGGTCTCCCATATCGCACGAGTCACGTCGTTGTCGAGACCGACCGTTTACCGTGTTCTTCGGGAACTGGTTCCGATCTCATCGTGA
- a CDS encoding ArdC family protein — MPTNNQVRHDITNRIIESIESGSLPPWRRTWRQCPNSGWATNVVSRMPYTGVNPILCMIASMKYGFQSKQWATFRQWKALNGQVMKRPEGIEPGKWGTRIVFAKPITKTKTDTHGDEVEEKFFILKQYTVFNIDQVEGDHLNHLRAGCEQDTRTEFERLEHAEEVFSATGADIRHGGNHCYFSPADDYIQMPERERFDREYYESLSHEFIHWSLNERRLNWKAASNARAQQYAEEELVAEIGACFLANEIGIPITESLDNHSAYLNGWLERMKGDSSYIFRASSAASKATDFIMSFNRTKDDASTAGADTPVVVMS; from the coding sequence GTGCCAACCAACAATCAAGTTCGCCACGACATCACGAATCGAATCATCGAGAGCATCGAATCTGGATCGCTCCCGCCATGGAGACGCACTTGGAGACAATGCCCAAACTCGGGGTGGGCAACCAATGTCGTCAGCCGGATGCCATACACCGGCGTCAATCCGATTCTATGCATGATTGCTTCGATGAAGTATGGCTTTCAGTCAAAGCAATGGGCCACGTTCAGGCAGTGGAAGGCACTCAACGGGCAAGTGATGAAACGCCCAGAGGGCATTGAACCCGGCAAATGGGGCACAAGGATTGTCTTCGCCAAACCGATCACGAAAACAAAGACCGACACGCACGGCGATGAGGTTGAGGAAAAGTTCTTCATCCTGAAGCAGTATACCGTTTTCAACATTGATCAGGTCGAAGGCGATCATTTGAATCACCTTCGTGCAGGATGCGAACAGGACACCCGCACGGAGTTCGAGCGACTCGAACATGCTGAAGAGGTCTTTTCTGCAACCGGTGCAGATATTCGACACGGCGGCAATCACTGCTACTTCAGTCCGGCTGACGACTACATCCAGATGCCAGAGCGTGAGCGATTCGATCGTGAGTACTACGAGAGTCTGTCACACGAGTTCATTCACTGGAGCTTGAATGAACGCCGCCTGAACTGGAAAGCAGCGAGCAACGCACGGGCACAACAGTATGCGGAAGAAGAACTCGTTGCTGAGATCGGTGCCTGCTTCCTCGCCAATGAAATCGGCATCCCGATCACCGAGTCGCTCGACAATCACTCCGCTTACCTCAATGGCTGGCTGGAGAGAATGAAGGGAGACTCCAGCTACATTTTCCGGGCGAGCAGTGCCGCCTCCAAAGCAACTGACTTCATCATGAGTTTCAACCGCACGAAAGACGACGCCTCAACTGCCGGGGCAGACACACCCGTGGTCGTCATGTCCTGA
- a CDS encoding reverse transcriptase domain-containing protein gives MPKIPKYMTSDFVADDHIRGFFPLDSTLAYIKHGESEIHAYVYDSIFDKNDKTASFLTAPMSYALKDSCHLRKVLALDPVSTFYLYDAVLTHAPTYFQESRPDLRRRYGYSFKRRKPLSPTDQYHDFRRAKYELKAEYKYFAKVDISNCFNSFYHHDVAQFVGSYISHDDEERFGQFLREINSGTSVNCFPQGLYPAKTVGNHFLAFVEESAELRSPAIIRFLDDIYLFSNVERTLRSDVLVLQQMLGSHNLCLNADKTRFGSKGTPFDERNLDAVKKRLLQKREEAVGYDDTESDEVDLEEAEREYLEQIVNEDRVLEEDLELALALIDEGSTIIRLVELVCDQHPHLIKHLHRLFSTATFDDDGACWDILTKRVSRSDISEFELFWIAKIAIHFYEFDHVLAEFLTKIYKHTNASNVVQAVVLECLDNKHGFLEMKESVLRNSPGSIAGIAALMGLREANKSKRNQLCNYVAKSGLHMKVYSDIVKRL, from the coding sequence ATGCCAAAGATTCCCAAATACATGACATCGGACTTCGTGGCCGACGATCACATCAGAGGTTTTTTTCCACTCGACAGCACTCTCGCATACATCAAGCACGGGGAATCGGAAATTCATGCATATGTTTACGATTCGATCTTTGACAAGAACGACAAGACGGCTTCGTTCTTAACCGCACCGATGAGTTATGCACTCAAAGACTCGTGCCACTTGAGAAAGGTGTTGGCTCTTGATCCGGTTTCGACTTTCTATCTTTACGATGCCGTCCTGACTCACGCTCCGACCTACTTCCAAGAGAGCAGGCCCGATCTACGTCGCCGATATGGATACTCGTTCAAGCGACGAAAGCCATTGTCACCGACCGACCAGTACCATGACTTCCGCAGAGCAAAGTATGAACTGAAGGCTGAGTACAAATATTTTGCCAAAGTGGACATCAGCAATTGCTTCAACAGCTTCTACCACCATGATGTTGCCCAATTCGTCGGAAGCTACATTTCTCATGACGATGAGGAACGCTTCGGTCAATTTCTTCGTGAGATCAACAGCGGTACATCTGTGAATTGTTTTCCGCAGGGACTTTACCCTGCGAAGACGGTGGGCAACCATTTCTTGGCATTCGTTGAAGAGAGTGCCGAGTTGCGTTCACCTGCCATCATTCGATTTCTGGATGACATCTACCTGTTCAGTAATGTTGAAAGAACATTGCGTTCGGATGTTCTGGTTCTTCAACAAATGTTGGGCTCGCACAACCTTTGCCTGAATGCCGACAAGACACGGTTCGGGTCAAAGGGAACTCCGTTCGATGAACGCAATCTCGATGCTGTCAAGAAACGCCTGCTTCAAAAACGAGAGGAGGCCGTTGGCTACGATGACACTGAATCCGACGAGGTTGATCTGGAAGAAGCCGAGCGGGAATACTTGGAACAAATCGTCAATGAGGATCGAGTCTTGGAAGAAGACTTGGAACTTGCACTGGCTTTGATTGACGAAGGTTCGACGATTATTCGTCTTGTTGAACTTGTCTGCGATCAGCATCCACACTTAATCAAACATCTTCATCGCCTTTTTTCGACAGCAACATTCGATGACGACGGAGCTTGCTGGGACATCCTCACAAAACGTGTCTCAAGATCCGACATTTCTGAATTTGAGTTGTTTTGGATCGCCAAGATTGCAATTCACTTTTACGAATTTGACCACGTGCTGGCTGAGTTTCTGACCAAGATCTACAAGCACACGAATGCTTCGAATGTAGTTCAAGCAGTCGTGCTTGAATGTCTTGACAACAAGCATGGTTTTTTGGAGATGAAGGAATCCGTGCTTCGCAATTCACCGGGTAGCATCGCCGGTATCGCAGCGCTCATGGGCCTTCGGGAAGCCAACAAGTCAAAGCGAAATCAGCTTTGCAACTACGTAGCGAAGTCAGGGTTGCACATGAAGGTGTATTCGGACATCGTTAAACGACTGTGA